The Rhizobium leguminosarum genome includes a region encoding these proteins:
- a CDS encoding ATP-binding protein: MPAVQYPFIDIAVHARVRERFSRGEAMVLFSADLARLLWANGAGAELFGHSAVYDLLDQGVDRADITFRQLETAARQLTDIGDSRSLMIRVAKGFQRAQVQAAAELIRLSQGEKAILFSVPVSAKPLAAGASAAQMLQGLDDPDTHMAVIGANGEVIAASPGFASLGISEQTAKTLINLAGAHPDRLVKRPVATGRGNLPAAVGKLSDDPALNLLFAVETAIGHLDPLDAPALDPVDASTLEPVDAPAQEESPPPAEVLQDEPVAATGFTEIIDAVSGIEEVEETLEEIAGENEQPAETAAAPAEEAIEETHPDADAEPESDGGMIDSSADETTEPAAITEDDLTSIAETVETATAAEPPVEASETPIEDTPEAIHQDPAIETPAVPDATPAPQLEAEPGFVFRPNSRATRFVWKIDAEGRFNEVSHEFAEAVGPHASDIIGSAFGDVAALFNLDPDGKLSEALARRDTWSGKTILWPVEGTSLVVPVDLAALPTYTRNRDFDGFRGFGVVRLSDAQEDPLALGLTLGPDGIGHNAASLGPVAEPVAEVADEAEAAPQEVSAEIIAAEEIDDQAFTAAEPESPETEETGSEEITAEEAIVQTSAPENAVEEQAVGADETPAAEPAADVSDEPPALRISETPNRRFSDKIVQLHNSGAGLTAAEQANFREIAKRLEAFGASKDEPSSPAPAEPAVTETAGFEEALGPEAFDVETPTTEQADIPSDEEIVPQEAIFENAVEAREDDGATEEPNVIYEDEATEGLEETASQIEVLTSFIPPRIKMTGGLSVGTVDQLPVAVLIHIGDALIHANPEFMRLTGYGTLEALREVGGIEALLQRRELEENAAGSGTMMLVKADDTLAPVTARLQSVRWEDANALMLALMPVEGKEDGRGDANRSEGRSEGRPERMVEKVAKLQVEVEELRSILETATDGVVVIGTEGDIRSMNRSASALFNYDEQETRGKPFVMLFAHESQKAVIDYLNGLSDHGVASVLNDGREVIGREAAGGFVPLFMTMGQLTSSNGYCAVIRDITQWKRTEDELRNAKGAAETANAHKTDFLARVSHEIRTPLNAIIGFSDMMAGERFGPIGHPRYIEYANDIGRSGRHVLDIVNDLLDISKIEAGEMDLDFAAVGLNEAVSEAVALVQPQANGQRVIIRTALSHAVPEVVADLRSIKQIALNILSNAIRFTPSGGQIVVSTSYEANGSVVLRVRDTGIGMTRGELDQAMKPFRQVSSTQSRHRGDGTGLGLPLTKAMVDANRATFSINSAPNEGTLVEITFPSQRVLAG, encoded by the coding sequence ATGCCCGCAGTCCAATATCCGTTCATCGATATCGCCGTGCACGCACGGGTGCGGGAACGCTTTTCACGCGGCGAGGCCATGGTGCTGTTTTCAGCCGATCTTGCGCGCCTGCTCTGGGCGAACGGTGCGGGTGCGGAGCTTTTCGGCCATTCGGCAGTCTACGACCTGCTCGATCAGGGGGTCGACCGCGCCGACATCACCTTCCGCCAGCTGGAAACGGCGGCGCGCCAGCTGACCGATATCGGCGACAGCCGCAGCCTGATGATCCGCGTTGCCAAGGGCTTCCAGCGTGCGCAGGTGCAGGCGGCAGCCGAACTAATCCGGCTTTCCCAGGGCGAAAAGGCCATCCTGTTTTCGGTGCCGGTCTCGGCAAAGCCACTCGCGGCCGGTGCATCGGCGGCCCAGATGCTGCAGGGGCTTGATGATCCCGATACGCATATGGCGGTGATCGGTGCCAATGGCGAAGTCATCGCGGCTTCGCCGGGCTTTGCCTCGCTCGGAATCTCCGAGCAGACGGCAAAGACCTTGATTAACCTTGCCGGCGCGCATCCCGACCGATTGGTGAAGCGACCTGTCGCCACCGGCAGAGGCAATCTTCCGGCCGCGGTCGGCAAGCTCAGCGACGATCCGGCGCTCAATCTGCTCTTTGCGGTGGAGACCGCGATCGGTCATCTCGACCCTCTAGACGCGCCCGCGCTCGATCCAGTCGATGCGTCCACGCTCGAGCCGGTCGATGCGCCTGCACAGGAAGAAAGCCCGCCGCCGGCCGAAGTACTTCAGGACGAACCTGTCGCCGCTACAGGCTTCACCGAAATCATCGACGCGGTCTCGGGGATCGAAGAGGTCGAGGAGACGCTCGAGGAGATCGCCGGCGAAAACGAACAGCCCGCCGAGACAGCCGCGGCACCCGCAGAGGAGGCGATTGAAGAGACGCATCCTGACGCGGATGCGGAGCCGGAGAGCGACGGCGGCATGATCGATAGCAGCGCGGATGAGACCACCGAGCCCGCCGCGATCACTGAGGACGATTTGACCTCCATTGCGGAGACGGTGGAAACGGCAACGGCGGCGGAACCGCCTGTTGAGGCCAGCGAAACGCCTATTGAAGACACGCCGGAAGCGATCCACCAAGATCCAGCCATTGAAACGCCTGCTGTCCCCGATGCCACCCCTGCCCCTCAGCTTGAGGCTGAGCCCGGCTTCGTCTTCAGGCCAAACAGCCGCGCCACGCGCTTCGTCTGGAAGATCGACGCCGAAGGCCGGTTCAACGAAGTCAGCCACGAATTTGCCGAGGCCGTCGGTCCGCATGCGTCCGATATCATCGGCTCTGCCTTCGGCGATGTCGCCGCCCTCTTCAATCTCGATCCTGACGGCAAGCTTTCCGAGGCGCTCGCCCGCCGCGACACATGGTCGGGCAAGACGATCCTTTGGCCGGTCGAAGGCACCAGCCTCGTCGTTCCGGTCGATCTGGCGGCGCTGCCCACCTATACCCGCAACCGCGACTTCGATGGCTTCCGCGGCTTCGGCGTCGTCCGGCTTTCCGATGCACAGGAAGATCCGCTGGCGCTCGGCCTGACACTCGGCCCTGATGGTATCGGCCATAATGCAGCGAGCCTCGGCCCGGTTGCAGAGCCCGTCGCCGAAGTGGCAGATGAAGCGGAAGCCGCACCCCAAGAGGTCTCGGCCGAAATCATTGCAGCGGAAGAGATCGACGACCAAGCGTTTACGGCAGCCGAGCCGGAGTCCCCGGAGACCGAAGAGACAGGATCGGAAGAAATCACTGCCGAAGAGGCGATCGTGCAGACATCAGCGCCGGAGAATGCCGTAGAAGAACAGGCGGTCGGCGCCGACGAAACACCTGCCGCCGAGCCGGCAGCGGATGTTTCGGACGAGCCGCCGGCGCTTCGGATTTCAGAAACGCCCAATCGCCGTTTCTCCGACAAGATCGTTCAGCTCCACAACAGCGGCGCCGGACTGACGGCCGCCGAACAGGCCAATTTCCGCGAGATCGCCAAGCGCCTCGAAGCCTTCGGCGCCAGCAAGGACGAGCCTAGCAGCCCGGCGCCGGCGGAACCCGCCGTCACGGAAACGGCCGGCTTCGAAGAGGCCCTCGGACCCGAAGCGTTCGACGTCGAAACACCCACCACTGAGCAGGCGGACATACCGTCTGACGAGGAGATCGTGCCGCAGGAGGCGATTTTCGAGAATGCCGTCGAGGCGCGCGAAGACGATGGCGCCACAGAAGAGCCGAACGTTATATACGAGGACGAGGCAACGGAAGGGCTGGAGGAGACGGCCAGCCAGATCGAGGTTCTCACCAGCTTCATCCCGCCGCGCATCAAGATGACGGGCGGGCTGTCGGTGGGAACGGTCGACCAACTGCCTGTTGCCGTGCTGATCCATATCGGCGATGCGTTGATCCATGCCAATCCGGAATTCATGCGGTTGACGGGCTACGGCACGCTCGAGGCATTGCGCGAAGTGGGCGGCATCGAAGCCCTGCTGCAGCGCCGCGAACTCGAGGAGAATGCCGCAGGCTCCGGCACCATGATGCTCGTCAAGGCCGATGATACGCTGGCGCCGGTGACCGCGCGGCTGCAATCTGTGCGCTGGGAAGACGCCAACGCCCTGATGCTGGCGCTGATGCCGGTGGAAGGCAAGGAGGATGGCCGCGGCGACGCAAACCGCTCCGAGGGCCGTTCCGAAGGCCGCCCTGAGCGGATGGTCGAGAAGGTCGCTAAACTCCAGGTCGAAGTGGAAGAATTGCGCTCGATCCTGGAAACGGCGACCGACGGCGTCGTCGTCATCGGCACGGAGGGCGACATCCGCTCGATGAACCGGTCGGCCAGCGCGCTTTTCAATTACGACGAACAGGAAACGCGCGGCAAACCCTTCGTCATGCTATTTGCCCATGAGAGCCAGAAGGCAGTCATCGACTATCTGAACGGCCTCTCCGACCATGGCGTGGCAAGCGTGTTGAACGACGGGCGCGAAGTGATCGGCCGCGAGGCCGCTGGCGGCTTCGTACCGCTGTTCATGACGATGGGCCAGCTCACTTCCTCCAACGGCTATTGCGCCGTCATCCGCGATATCACCCAATGGAAGCGCACCGAGGACGAGCTGCGCAACGCCAAGGGTGCGGCCGAAACCGCCAACGCCCACAAGACCGATTTCCTCGCCCGCGTCAGCCACGAGATCCGCACGCCGCTCAACGCCATCATCGGCTTTTCCGACATGATGGCCGGCGAGCGCTTCGGGCCGATCGGCCATCCGCGTTATATCGAATATGCCAACGACATCGGCCGCTCCGGCCGGCATGTCCTCGATATCGTCAACGACCTGCTCGACATTTCGAAGATCGAGGCGGGCGAGATGGATCTCGATTTTGCCGCCGTCGGCCTCAACGAGGCAGTCTCCGAGGCTGTGGCTCTGGTACAGCCGCAGGCGAACGGCCAGCGCGTCATCATCCGCACGGCGCTGTCGCATGCGGTACCCGAGGTCGTGGCGGATCTGCGCTCGATCAAGCAGATCGCGCTCAACATCCTGTCGAACGCCATCCGCTTCACCCCGTCAGGCGGGCAGATCGTCGTTTCCACCTCCTATGAGGCGAATGGCAGCGTTGTCCTCAGGGTCCGCGATACCGGCATCGGCATGACGCGCGGCGAGCTCGACCAGGCGATGAAGCCGTTCAGGCAGGTCTCCTCGACCCAGTCGCGTCATCGCGGCGACGGCACCGGGCTCGGCCTGCCGTTGACCAAGGCGATGGTGGATGCCAACCGAGCGACCTTCTCGATCAATTCAGCGCCGAACGAGGGCACACTCGTCGAGATCACATTCCCGTCGCAACGCGTGCTGGCCGGTTGA
- a CDS encoding CoA-acylating methylmalonate-semialdehyde dehydrogenase translates to MREIGHFIGGKQVAGTSGRVSNVYNPATGEVQATVALASVEELRAAVENAKAAQPKWAATNPQRRARVFFKFVELLNKHMDELAEILSKEHGKTIEDAKGDVIRGLEVCEFVCGIPHLAKGEFTEGAGPAIDMYSIRQPVGIGAGITPFNFPGMIPMWMFAPAIACGNAFILKPSERDPSLPIRLAELMIEAGLPAGILNVVNGDKGAVDAILTDPDIGAVSFVGSTPIARYVYGTAAMNGKRAQCFGGAKNHMIIMPDADLDQAVNALMGAGYGSAGERCMAISVAVPVGEETANRLVEKLTPKIESLRIGPYTDDKADMGPLVTKEAYTRVRGLIDRGIEEGAKLIVDGRDFKLQGYEDGYFVGGCLFDHVTPEMDIYKTEIFGPVLSVVRAQNYEEALSLPMKHEYGNGVAIYTRDGDAARDFASRINIGMIGINVPIPVPLAYHSFGGWKASSFGDLNQHGTDSIKFWTKTKTVTARWPSGIKSGAEFVMPTMK, encoded by the coding sequence ATGCGTGAGATCGGTCATTTCATCGGCGGCAAGCAGGTTGCCGGCACCAGCGGCCGCGTAAGCAACGTCTACAATCCGGCAACCGGCGAAGTGCAGGCGACGGTCGCACTCGCAAGCGTCGAGGAACTGCGCGCCGCTGTCGAAAATGCCAAGGCTGCGCAGCCGAAATGGGCTGCCACCAATCCGCAGCGCCGCGCCCGCGTCTTCTTCAAGTTCGTCGAACTCCTGAACAAGCACATGGACGAGCTTGCCGAAATCCTCTCCAAGGAGCATGGCAAGACGATCGAGGATGCCAAGGGCGACGTCATCCGCGGCCTCGAAGTCTGCGAATTCGTCTGCGGCATTCCCCATCTCGCCAAGGGCGAGTTCACCGAAGGCGCCGGGCCGGCGATCGACATGTATTCGATCCGCCAGCCGGTCGGCATCGGCGCCGGCATTACGCCCTTCAATTTCCCGGGCATGATCCCGATGTGGATGTTTGCGCCGGCGATCGCCTGCGGCAACGCCTTTATCCTCAAGCCCTCCGAGCGCGATCCCTCCCTGCCGATCCGTCTCGCCGAACTGATGATCGAAGCCGGCCTGCCCGCCGGCATCCTCAACGTCGTCAATGGCGACAAGGGTGCCGTCGACGCGATCCTCACCGATCCCGATATCGGCGCCGTCTCCTTCGTCGGCTCTACGCCGATTGCCCGCTACGTCTATGGCACGGCGGCGATGAACGGCAAACGCGCCCAATGCTTCGGCGGCGCCAAGAACCATATGATCATCATGCCGGATGCAGACCTGGATCAGGCCGTCAACGCGCTGATGGGCGCAGGCTACGGTTCGGCCGGCGAGCGCTGCATGGCGATCTCGGTTGCCGTTCCGGTCGGCGAAGAGACCGCCAACCGCCTGGTCGAGAAGCTGACGCCGAAGATCGAATCCCTGCGCATCGGCCCCTATACCGACGACAAGGCCGATATGGGCCCGCTCGTCACCAAGGAAGCCTATACCCGTGTTCGCGGGTTGATCGACCGCGGCATCGAGGAAGGCGCCAAGCTCATCGTCGACGGCCGCGATTTCAAACTCCAGGGCTATGAAGACGGCTACTTCGTCGGCGGTTGCCTGTTCGATCATGTCACGCCGGAGATGGATATCTACAAGACCGAGATCTTCGGGCCTGTTCTCTCCGTCGTTCGTGCCCAGAACTATGAGGAGGCGCTGTCTCTGCCGATGAAGCACGAATATGGCAACGGCGTCGCCATCTACACCCGTGACGGCGATGCCGCCCGCGATTTCGCCTCGCGCATCAACATCGGCATGATCGGCATCAACGTTCCGATCCCGGTTCCGCTCGCCTACCACTCCTTCGGCGGCTGGAAGGCATCGAGTTTCGGCGACCTCAACCAGCATGGCACGGATTCGATCAAGTTCTGGACGAAGACCAAGACCGTCACCGCCCGCTGGCCCTCGGGCATCAAGAGCGGCGCCGAATTCGTCATGCCGACGATGAAGTGA
- a CDS encoding acetoacetate--CoA ligase produces the protein MQDNRPLWVPSEDAVAKSPIHAFMERCNADFGLSLSGFEDLHAWSVAERENFWSTVWDFCGVKGERGAEVLANGDRMLEARFFPDATLNFAENLLSGRGEGDAIIFRGEDKAEDRWSWDRLRALVSKLQQAFAALGISEGDRIAAMMPNMPETVAAMLAAASIGAIWSSCSPDFGEQGVLDRFGQIEPKLFIACDAYWYSGKLQDVGAKVATVAKNLGVPTVIVHYAGDAEAVARKTPGALTLEAFVAPYEAREVEFTQLGFSHPLYILFSSGTTGVPKCIVHSAGGTLLQHLKEQRLHCGLQTGEKLFYFTTCGWMMWNWLVSGLASGATLCLFDGSPFAPDGNVLFDYAEAEKFAIFGTSAKYIDAVRKGGLTPRVSHDLSSLRLMTSTGSPLSPEGFTFVYEGIKEDVQLASISGGTDIVSCFVLGNPLQPVWRGEIQGAGLGLAVDVWNDDGKPVRGEKGELVCTKAFPSMPVMFWNDPDGAKYRAAYFDRFDNVWCHGDFAEWTEHGGLVIHGRSDATLNPGGVRIGTAEIYNQVEQMEEVAEALCIGQDWDDDVRVILFVRLAPDVTLTEDLVKAIKTRIRTGASPRHVPAKIIAVADIPRTKSGKIVELAVREVVHGRPVKNQEALANPEALGLFAGLSELKD, from the coding sequence ATGCAAGATAACAGACCACTTTGGGTGCCCTCGGAGGATGCCGTTGCAAAAAGCCCGATCCATGCCTTCATGGAGCGCTGCAATGCCGATTTCGGGCTTTCTCTTTCAGGCTTTGAGGATCTGCATGCATGGTCGGTGGCCGAGCGGGAGAATTTCTGGTCGACCGTCTGGGATTTCTGCGGCGTCAAGGGAGAGCGCGGCGCAGAGGTGTTAGCCAATGGCGACCGCATGCTGGAGGCTCGCTTCTTTCCCGATGCGACGCTGAACTTCGCCGAGAACCTTCTGTCGGGCCGCGGGGAGGGCGATGCCATCATCTTCCGCGGTGAGGACAAGGCCGAGGACCGCTGGTCGTGGGACCGGCTGCGCGCGCTGGTCTCGAAGCTGCAGCAGGCCTTCGCAGCACTCGGCATCTCTGAAGGCGACCGCATCGCCGCGATGATGCCGAACATGCCGGAGACCGTCGCCGCCATGCTCGCCGCCGCCTCGATCGGCGCTATCTGGTCGTCCTGTTCGCCTGATTTCGGCGAGCAGGGTGTGCTCGACCGCTTCGGCCAGATTGAGCCGAAGCTGTTCATTGCCTGCGATGCTTATTGGTATTCCGGCAAGCTGCAGGATGTCGGCGCCAAGGTCGCGACGGTCGCAAAAAATCTGGGTGTGCCCACAGTCATCGTCCACTACGCCGGCGATGCGGAGGCCGTGGCGCGTAAGACGCCGGGGGCTTTAACGCTTGAGGCCTTTGTCGCGCCCTATGAGGCAAGGGAGGTCGAGTTCACGCAGCTTGGTTTTTCGCACCCGCTCTACATTCTCTTTTCGTCGGGCACGACAGGCGTGCCGAAATGCATCGTGCATTCGGCCGGCGGCACGCTGCTGCAGCATCTCAAGGAGCAGCGGCTGCATTGCGGCCTGCAGACGGGCGAGAAGCTGTTCTATTTCACCACCTGCGGCTGGATGATGTGGAACTGGCTGGTCAGCGGTCTCGCCAGCGGCGCGACGCTCTGCCTGTTCGACGGTTCGCCCTTCGCCCCCGATGGCAACGTGCTGTTCGACTATGCCGAGGCCGAAAAATTCGCCATCTTCGGCACCTCGGCGAAATATATCGATGCGGTGCGCAAGGGCGGGCTGACGCCGCGCGTCAGCCACGATCTCTCCAGCCTGCGGCTGATGACCTCCACCGGTTCGCCGCTGTCGCCGGAAGGGTTCACCTTCGTCTACGAGGGCATCAAGGAAGACGTACAGCTCGCCTCGATCTCAGGCGGTACCGATATCGTCTCCTGCTTCGTGCTCGGCAATCCGCTGCAGCCGGTCTGGCGCGGCGAAATCCAGGGGGCCGGCCTCGGCCTTGCGGTCGACGTCTGGAACGATGACGGCAAGCCGGTGCGTGGGGAGAAGGGTGAGCTTGTCTGCACCAAGGCCTTCCCCTCGATGCCGGTGATGTTCTGGAACGACCCCGATGGCGCCAAATATCGCGCCGCCTATTTCGACCGGTTCGACAATGTCTGGTGCCACGGCGATTTCGCCGAATGGACGGAGCATGGCGGCCTTGTCATCCACGGCCGCTCGGATGCGACGCTCAATCCAGGCGGTGTTCGCATCGGCACGGCCGAGATCTACAATCAGGTGGAGCAGATGGAGGAGGTGGCCGAGGCGCTCTGCATCGGCCAGGACTGGGACGACGACGTGCGCGTCATCCTCTTCGTCCGCCTTGCCCCGGATGTGACGCTGACCGAGGATCTCGTCAAGGCGATCAAGACCCGCATCCGCACCGGCGCCTCGCCGCGGCACGTGCCGGCGAAGATCATCGCGGTTGCCGATATTCCCCGCACCAAGTCCGGCAAGATCGTCGAGCTTGCCGTGCGCGAGGTCGTTCACGGCCGGCCGGTGAAGAACCAGGAAGCGCTTGCCAATCCAGAGGCGCTGGGGCTCTTCGCCGGGCTAAGCGAGCTGAAGGATTGA
- a CDS encoding putative quinol monooxygenase — MSRKPVVRMAELEIDPDPLETYRILLTEEIEASVALEDGVLSLSAVSIRDNPNRIRILEVYADQGAYEAHLRTPHFLKYKNQTAHMVTSLTLIEVDPIAMRAKP; from the coding sequence ATGAGCCGGAAACCCGTCGTCAGAATGGCGGAGCTGGAGATCGATCCGGACCCGCTTGAAACGTATCGCATATTGCTTACGGAAGAAATCGAAGCATCCGTCGCGCTGGAAGACGGCGTGCTTTCCCTGAGCGCTGTTTCCATCAGGGACAACCCAAACCGGATCCGTATCCTTGAAGTCTACGCCGACCAGGGAGCATACGAGGCCCATCTGCGGACACCGCATTTCCTTAAGTACAAGAACCAGACGGCGCACATGGTGACATCGCTGACGCTTATCGAGGTCGATCCGATCGCAATGCGTGCCAAGCCATGA
- the rirA gene encoding iron-responsive transcriptional regulator RirA, with translation MRLTKQTNYAVRMLMYCAANDGHLSRIPEIARAYGVSELFLFKILQPLNKAGLVETVRGRNGGVRLGKPAADISLFDVVRVTEDNFAMAECFEDDGEVECPLVDSCGLNSALRKALNAFFAVLAEYSIDDLVKARPQINFLLGITGEPAYRKPAIVAPAA, from the coding sequence ATGCGGTTGACGAAGCAGACCAACTATGCGGTTCGCATGTTGATGTATTGTGCTGCCAACGACGGGCACTTGAGCCGGATTCCGGAAATCGCCAGGGCCTATGGCGTTTCCGAGCTCTTTCTTTTCAAGATCCTCCAGCCGCTCAACAAGGCGGGCCTGGTCGAAACGGTGCGCGGTCGCAACGGCGGCGTGCGCTTGGGCAAACCGGCCGCCGACATTAGTCTTTTCGACGTCGTTCGGGTGACGGAAGACAACTTCGCCATGGCCGAATGCTTCGAGGACGACGGTGAGGTCGAATGCCCGCTGGTCGATAGCTGCGGTTTGAATTCGGCGCTGCGCAAGGCGCTTAACGCCTTCTTCGCCGTGCTTGCGGAATACTCCATTGACGACCTCGTCAAGGCGCGTCCGCAGATCAATTTCCTTCTCGGAATCACCGGCGAGCCGGCCTATCGCAAACCCGCGATCGTTGCCCCCGCCGCCTGA
- a CDS encoding phasin, with protein sequence MATIKTDDVFSIASFDPSKFTESFREFAEKGAQQSKDAYAKLKTAGEEAGKTLEATVQTAQAGSVEIGLKAIDILRINSENSLSHFEALLGVKSPAEFFELQTSFIRKQAELTVEQAKSIQETTKQVAEKLAKPSKDAAEKAMASFKVA encoded by the coding sequence ATGGCTACCATAAAGACCGACGACGTTTTTTCAATCGCTTCTTTCGACCCGTCCAAGTTCACGGAATCCTTCCGTGAATTCGCCGAAAAGGGCGCTCAGCAGTCGAAGGATGCCTATGCCAAGCTGAAGACCGCTGGCGAGGAAGCCGGCAAGACGCTCGAAGCCACCGTCCAGACGGCACAGGCCGGCTCGGTCGAGATCGGCCTGAAGGCGATCGACATCCTGCGCATCAACTCCGAGAACTCGCTGTCGCACTTCGAAGCGCTGCTCGGCGTCAAGTCCCCGGCCGAATTCTTCGAGCTGCAGACCTCGTTCATCCGCAAGCAGGCCGAACTCACCGTCGAGCAGGCGAAGTCGATACAGGAAACCACCAAGCAGGTGGCCGAAAAGCTCGCAAAGCCCTCCAAGGACGCCGCCGAAAAGGCTATGGCTTCCTTCAAGGTTGCCTGA
- a CDS encoding LysR family transcriptional regulator, with amino-acid sequence MNWDDVRIFLAVARTGQILAASKRLGLNHATLSRRLTSLEEALKTRLFIRRTNGCELTAEGEVFLASAERMETEMLAAQASLGHTDTAIAGTVRVGAPDGFGVSFLAPRMGRLIERHPELKIQLVPVPRSFSLSQREADIAITLERPDQGRLVSSKLTDYTLGLYASRNYLASQGAPADIDALKAHRRIGYVEDLIFTASLNFSGAVMRSWDAGFEISTAIGQTEAVRTGAGIGILHDYIARQYPELQRILPEVSIRRAYWTTYHETARDLLRVRSVADFLQELVSAERHIFL; translated from the coding sequence ATGAACTGGGACGATGTTCGTATTTTCCTCGCCGTCGCCCGCACCGGGCAGATCCTTGCCGCCTCGAAGCGGCTGGGGCTCAATCACGCCACGCTCTCGCGCCGACTGACTTCGCTCGAAGAGGCGCTGAAGACGCGGCTTTTCATCCGTCGCACGAATGGCTGCGAGCTGACGGCCGAAGGCGAAGTGTTCCTGGCATCCGCAGAGCGGATGGAAACGGAAATGCTCGCAGCACAGGCCAGTCTCGGCCACACAGATACGGCAATTGCCGGGACTGTGCGCGTCGGTGCGCCCGACGGCTTCGGTGTTTCTTTTCTTGCGCCGCGCATGGGCAGGTTGATCGAGCGCCATCCGGAACTGAAGATCCAGCTCGTGCCGGTTCCGCGCTCTTTCTCGCTCTCGCAGCGCGAGGCCGATATCGCCATCACGCTCGAGCGACCGGACCAAGGGCGGCTCGTTTCCTCGAAGCTGACGGATTACACGCTCGGCCTTTATGCCTCGCGAAATTATCTGGCGTCACAGGGAGCACCTGCCGATATCGACGCGCTCAAGGCCCATCGCCGCATCGGCTATGTCGAAGACCTGATCTTCACCGCGTCCCTGAATTTTTCCGGCGCAGTGATGCGGAGTTGGGATGCAGGCTTCGAGATTTCGACGGCGATCGGACAGACGGAGGCGGTGCGAACAGGCGCCGGCATCGGCATCCTGCATGATTATATCGCCAGGCAATATCCGGAACTCCAGCGCATTTTGCCGGAGGTTTCGATCCGGCGCGCCTATTGGACGACCTATCACGAAACCGCGCGCGACCTGCTACGCGTCAGGAGCGTCGCCGATTTTCTTCAGGAACTCGTCAGCGCCGAACGACACATCTTTCTCTAA
- a CDS encoding DUF4174 domain-containing protein, translating into MSKTLLYGATKIDETNSAYAPVESLAQFQWKNRVFILFADRDNSRAARQENQLLANRSALDERDLVVLKISGAGVRPIFGAAGGLDGEAIRRDLEAPEVGEFAAFLLGKDGTVKLKASEPIADGELFAIIDSMPMRAAESLKPDK; encoded by the coding sequence ATGTCGAAAACCCTGCTCTACGGCGCGACGAAAATCGACGAGACCAACAGCGCTTATGCGCCGGTCGAAAGCCTCGCCCAGTTCCAGTGGAAGAACCGCGTCTTTATCCTATTCGCCGACAGGGATAATTCCCGCGCCGCCCGGCAGGAAAATCAGCTGCTCGCCAACCGCTCGGCCCTCGATGAGCGTGACCTGGTGGTGCTGAAGATTTCCGGTGCCGGCGTTCGACCGATCTTCGGTGCGGCTGGCGGCCTCGACGGCGAAGCGATCCGCCGCGATCTCGAGGCGCCGGAGGTCGGCGAATTCGCCGCTTTCCTGCTCGGCAAGGACGGCACCGTGAAGCTCAAGGCCAGCGAGCCGATTGCCGATGGCGAGCTCTTCGCCATCATCGACAGCATGCCGATGCGTGCTGCCGAATCGCTGAAGCCGGACAAATAA